In Listeria cossartiae subsp. cossartiae, the DNA window ATGATGAACCGTATTTAGATACTTACAAACAAAAGTTGCAAGATGGCTATTTAACAGATGATTACAGTTCTAAAGATCAACTAGATGGTGGCACAATCCCAAAAGATACCTATTTTGTGTTAGGGGATAATCGTCGGGCAAGTAAAGACAGCCGTATAATTGGGCCGATTCCACTAAGTAAGGTGTTAGGAACGACACCGATTTGTTACTGGCCAATTGAAGACGCCAAACTTATAGATTAGGAGTATACGATGACAATTCAATGGTTTCCAGGTCATATGGCCAAAGCTCGCCGTGAGGTAACGGAAAAATTAAAACTAGTAGATGTGATTTTTGAGTTAGTGGACGCACGTATCCCACTTTCTTCCTCTAATCCAATGCTAGAAGAAATTATCCACCAAAAAAGACGAGTGATTATTTTAAATAAAGCAGATACAGCAGATGAAAAAACGACCAAAGAATGGATTGACTATTTTGCTGAAAAAGGCTTGCCAGCAGTAGCTGTAAACGCCCAAGAAGGTAAAGGTCTATTCAAAATAGAACAAGCGGCCGAAAAATTAATGGCTGAAAAATTTGATCGTTTAAGAAGTAAAGGTATGAAGCCAAGAGCGATTCGTGCAATGATTTTAGGTATCCCGAATGTGGGGAAATCAACATTAATCAATCGTTTAGCGAAAAAAAATATTGCGCGAACAGGTAACAAACCCGGAGTAACGAAAGCACAACAATGGATAAAAGTTGGGAAAACGTTAGAACTTTTAGACACGCCGGGGATTCTTTGGCCTAAATTTGAAGATCAAGAAATTGGTTACAAACTAGCACTGACAGGCGCAATCAAAGATGATATTTTACAAATGGAAGAAATTGCTGGTTATGGTCTGCGTTTTTTAGAAAATCATTACCCTGATCGCCTTCAAAATTGGTTGAAAGTAGAAACAGTTTCAGAAGATCCTATCGAAACGTTAGCTTTTATAGCCGAAAAAAGAGGCCTTTTAGATCGATATAATGACCCGGATTATTCCCGTGCGGCGGAAACGGTTGTTCGAGAAATTCGCCAACAAAAATTAGGGAGAATGTCGTTTGATTTCCCGAACTGGGAAGATGATAGCGATGAGTGATTCGATTGCAACAATTCGAGAAAAACTGAATGAAATCACATCAGAAAATGATCCTTTTTTTCAGTTATGTCTTCAAGATAAACGTAAAGGTGTAGAAAAGCTGCTACAATCGGCACGAAGAAAATGGGAAAAAGAAGCCAAACTACTTGCCAAACTAGCAGAAATGAAACAATACGAAACCGACTTATTCCAACAAGGCTATCAATCTATTGCAGGAGTGGATGAGGTAGGCCGTGGCCCACTCGCTGGTCCAGTTGTTGCAGCAGCAGTTATTTTACCAGCAGATTTTTCTGTTGTGGGTATTAATGATTCCAAACAATTAAGCGAAGCAAAACGTGATGCTTTATTTGAAACAATCAAAGCAGAAGCAGTTGCGATTGGTGTAGGGATAATTGAACACGATGTGATTGATCAAGTGAACATTTATGAAGCGACAAAATTAGCGATGCGCGAAGCATTAGATCAACTAGCGCCGAAGCCGGATTTTGTTTTAATCGATGCGATGCCACTCAAATATATGGAAGCAGAATTATCGCTCATAAAAGGGGATACGAAAAGCATTTCTATTGCAGCTGCGTCTATCGTTGCGAAAGTGACAAGAGATAGATTAATGCAGATGTATGACGAGAAGTATCCTGGTTATGATTTTGCAAGCAATATGGGATACGGCACAAAGAATCATTTGACTGGATTAGATTCAATTGGTATTTGCCCGATTCATCGCTTGAGTTTTTCTCCTGTGAAAGAAGCAAAGTTGAATTTTGATAGTTTAAATTAACAATATCTTCTAGTAAAAAACGTGTTTTCGATCGTGAAAATACGTTTTTTTGTGCCGTTTGCTAAATTTTAGTGATTTTACAAAAAAGGGCAATGTTTGTACACTAGGAATAACTATCACGGGAGGTGCAACAAATGGATTTAAAACAACGAAATACATGGCTAAAAATCGCTTCCTGCAAATCCATCTCCGCCAAAAAAAGGGCAGAGATTTGGCGGAAATTAACAGAGCTAGACCGGTGGGAGATGTCACTCGAAACATTTGCTAATACTTTCTTTAGTGCGGATAAGAAAGGGCGAGTTTTAAGTGAAATCGCAACAGCCGAATCATTTTTTTATGAGGATATTATACCAGTTTGGATTCTAGACGATCACTACCCAGAACTTCTTAGAGA includes these proteins:
- the ylqF gene encoding ribosome biogenesis GTPase YlqF yields the protein MTIQWFPGHMAKARREVTEKLKLVDVIFELVDARIPLSSSNPMLEEIIHQKRRVIILNKADTADEKTTKEWIDYFAEKGLPAVAVNAQEGKGLFKIEQAAEKLMAEKFDRLRSKGMKPRAIRAMILGIPNVGKSTLINRLAKKNIARTGNKPGVTKAQQWIKVGKTLELLDTPGILWPKFEDQEIGYKLALTGAIKDDILQMEEIAGYGLRFLENHYPDRLQNWLKVETVSEDPIETLAFIAEKRGLLDRYNDPDYSRAAETVVREIRQQKLGRMSFDFPNWEDDSDE
- a CDS encoding ribonuclease HII, which gives rise to MSDSIATIREKLNEITSENDPFFQLCLQDKRKGVEKLLQSARRKWEKEAKLLAKLAEMKQYETDLFQQGYQSIAGVDEVGRGPLAGPVVAAAVILPADFSVVGINDSKQLSEAKRDALFETIKAEAVAIGVGIIEHDVIDQVNIYEATKLAMREALDQLAPKPDFVLIDAMPLKYMEAELSLIKGDTKSISIAAASIVAKVTRDRLMQMYDEKYPGYDFASNMGYGTKNHLTGLDSIGICPIHRLSFSPVKEAKLNFDSLN